In the Agrococcus beijingensis genome, CACCGATCACCGTCGCCATCGAGCGCGAGGTCGACTCGAGCATGGATCGGTACGCGCAGGTCTGGGTGCGCCACGGCGTCGACCTGGCCACGCACTTCGACGGCTTCCTCGGCGCCGGCTGGGTGCGCGAGTCGCCCGAGACGAACCGCTGGCACATGATCTACCGCTTCGCGGATCGCGCGACGCTCGACGCCTGGGAGGGCAGCCCCGAGCGGCAGCAGTGGCTCACGTCGGGCGCGACCTTCGCGAAGGAGTCGCGCATCGAGCGTCGCACGGGCATCGAGGGCTGGTTCGACGCGCCCGAGGGCGTCGTGGTCGACGACGACGCCCGCGTCGAGATCCGTCAGGTCGCGCCAGCGCCACCCCGGTGGAAGCAGATCGTCATCGTGTGGCTGGCGTTCTTCCCGATGAACGTGCTCATCAGCTGGCTGCTCGGGCTGATTCCCGGCTTCGACGACCTGCTGCTGCCGCTGCGCCTGCTCATCTCGACGGTCATCCTGGCGCCGATCATGGTGGGCCTGATCCTGCCGTTCATCACCCGGCTCGCGCAGCCCTGGCTGCACCCGCGACGCACCTCCTGAGCGCCACGCGCGCCAGCCGCGCCTCGACCGGTCACTCCGGCACGCGCAGCGGCTGCAGCACCCCCAGCTCGAGCCACACGAGCGGCGCGATCACCGCCAGCGCTGCCGTGAGCAGCAGCGTCATCACGACCACGATGTACTGCACGCGCCGCCGGCCGTGCGAGATGCGACGGAAGCCCCACGCGATCGGGATGCCCACCAGCGACACCATCAGCGCCACGGTCGGCGCGACCCAGTGCGGGATGCTGCCGAGCACC is a window encoding:
- a CDS encoding antibiotic biosynthesis monooxygenase translates to MEQAPITVAIEREVDSSMDRYAQVWVRHGVDLATHFDGFLGAGWVRESPETNRWHMIYRFADRATLDAWEGSPERQQWLTSGATFAKESRIERRTGIEGWFDAPEGVVVDDDARVEIRQVAPAPPRWKQIVIVWLAFFPMNVLISWLLGLIPGFDDLLLPLRLLISTVILAPIMVGLILPFITRLAQPWLHPRRTS